The Verrucomicrobiia bacterium genome has a window encoding:
- a CDS encoding AraC family transcriptional regulator, translated as MRRPPIYRTRHTRYEIDRCEPQRQAIQNGKIHFHALTKGHYPGTPVPHNILPGLSSIGFWNAGGSPDWGLDEHRNEGIEIMFLETGTTAFMADQKKFTLRAGQFTITRPWQLHKLGAPNIGPGRLHWLILDVGVRRPNQEWVWPKWVVLTRADLGELTRKLRHNENPVWHSTPAIARSFRELARTVTGWNQPRAVSHLATYLNQLLIGILDALMEQQKHESEQLTSRRRVVDLFLRDLENNRVNVGEPWPLDRMAAHCGMGVTAFSKYCRELVNAGPVEFLNQCRLERAARQLRSQTGLSITKIALANGFNSSQYFATAFSNRFHSSPTDYRRKNGALQNRHADRDATRT; from the coding sequence CGCACGCGCCATACCCGCTACGAGATCGACCGTTGCGAGCCGCAAAGGCAGGCGATCCAGAACGGCAAAATCCATTTCCACGCGTTGACCAAGGGGCACTACCCCGGCACGCCGGTGCCGCACAACATCCTGCCGGGACTGAGCAGCATTGGTTTCTGGAACGCTGGCGGAAGCCCGGATTGGGGGCTGGACGAGCATCGCAACGAGGGCATCGAAATCATGTTCCTCGAAACCGGCACCACGGCATTCATGGCGGATCAGAAAAAATTCACGCTGCGCGCCGGGCAGTTCACCATCACGCGGCCCTGGCAACTGCACAAGCTGGGCGCCCCGAACATCGGACCCGGCCGTTTGCACTGGCTGATTCTGGACGTCGGCGTGCGCCGCCCCAACCAGGAATGGGTCTGGCCCAAATGGGTGGTGCTGACCAGGGCGGACCTGGGCGAACTGACGCGCAAATTGCGGCACAACGAAAACCCGGTCTGGCATTCAACGCCCGCCATCGCCCGGTCGTTCCGCGAACTGGCGCGCACCGTGACTGGCTGGAACCAGCCGCGCGCCGTTTCCCATCTGGCCACGTATCTCAATCAACTGCTCATCGGCATTCTCGACGCCCTGATGGAGCAGCAGAAGCACGAGAGTGAACAGCTCACATCACGACGCCGCGTGGTGGACCTGTTCCTGCGCGATCTGGAAAACAACCGCGTCAACGTCGGCGAACCGTGGCCGCTGGACCGCATGGCCGCGCATTGCGGCATGGGCGTGACCGCCTTTTCGAAATACTGCCGGGAACTGGTAAACGCCGGGCCGGTGGAGTTCCTCAATCAGTGCCGGCTCGAACGCGCCGCGCGCCAGTTGCGCAGTCAAACCGGGCTGTCCATCACGAAAATCGCCCTCGCGAACGGCTTCAACTCCAGCCAGTATTTTGCGACCGCCTTCAGCAACCGCTTCCATTCCAGCCCGACCGATTATCGACGAAAAAATGGCGCGCTGCAAAACCGCCATGCGGACCGCGACGCAACTCGCACCTAA